The Diospyros lotus cultivar Yz01 chromosome 11, ASM1463336v1, whole genome shotgun sequence region AAGCAGTCGAAGGCGTTGATCGCGACGACTGAGGCACGGGCAAACGGAATGGAAGCGCATGTGATTGACGATGGAGGCTGCAAAGGAGGCAAATGACGGTTGCAATGGCGAGGGTACAAGTGCGAGGGAGAACAATTAGAGAGGgggaaaggagaaaaaaagggTAGATGGAGGTGGTGTTGGCTGTGTTGAGACTACAGGCGACGGTTGCAGCGGCAAAGGTTGCAGGGGTGAGGGTATAGGCGCGAGTGAGAACgaggaaagagggagagagggaaagGAGAAAGGGTAGATGGAGGCGGCGTTGGTTGCGTCGAGGCTATCGACGAAGGTTGCAGCAATAAGGGTATAGGCGTGGGTGAGAATGAGGAGAGAGGGGAAGGAGAAAAGTAGATGGAGGCAGCATCGGCAGCGTCAAGGAGAACAAGGAGGGAAGCAGAGAGGAGAGAAGGAGAACGGGTCGATGGAGGAGGCGGCAACGGCACTACGTCAAGGCTTTCGGCGATAGCTGAGCGGTGAGGGTTTAGGCATGCTAGAACGAAGAGATAGGGAAGGAGAAGGGTTTTATGGAGTTGGGGGTTATGACACATgacatattttgattagattTTATTACACAATTAACATATCACGTCATATCATCGCCACATCATTGTCATGTCATTTGATTCGGCGATGGACTTGTCAGAAAATTTGTTGAGTGATcacattataataaattttaaattttagtgattacaaaataaagaattaaaatttagtaatcaaaatattaaaaaaaaacaccaaagtTTAAGTGACTTTTTTTATGTGAGTTACCCCTCCTTTGACATATTAGAAATAACGAGAGCCTCTCTTGCTTTTTGCATGAATTGACCATTTTGGGTTCATATCCGAGAGGCGATGCTCTCTGTCTGTctctgcctgcctgcctgcctgcctgcctgcctgcgtgtgtgtgtgggcgggggggggggggaggggtgttCATTCATTCCTCTATTTAGGTTCATCTTTGAAAATGAGCTTACATTGgattcttcctttctctctcaactATCTCGATAGTGGGGTTTTATGTCTGAGTGACCATGGTAGTTGACACCACCTCCATCAATGGTATTGGTGGGTTTTATGGTGGCTGACACtggttatgtttttattttttgggggggggtatTTAGAGGGaagtgattttttaaaaatcttaaaatgatatatataactcATAAAATTGAAATAGGTTTCTAACATATGTTTGATAAGATAAGGACGTCTGTGTCTTTCTTTAAAACCTCAAAAGTGTCGCATCTAATTTACCCAAATATTGTTAAAGAAATTGTTGAGTTCACATATGTTTTGATGACGGTGTTGTTAATAGCATGttaatgcaaaattttaactattaataGCATGATTCAAAGTGTATCCATATCTCTTCAAGTAGGAGCTTCACAAATGTTCTGGTAAATGAAATGTCAAagactaatttaattatctttcaAATCACTTGAGTTAACCTGTGTTAGGAATCGAATAGCACATATTTGGACttatataattgagtattaaaataagtttagtAAGACTCAAGTTAAGTattatcttgttaatttcaaaTAGCTTTGTAAGTTGTTCAATAGAGTGCTCAAATGACTTTCCAGTATTGGTGAGCAATTTAGTTAATCTTATTCATCAATCAATTGGAGagaagatattaaaaatatcaaacttttgtacttatataaaaaattaagtaaactACTCACCAACCGAGTGAAGAAAACGTGCTAGTTGTTCCTATCAGCCATCCATTCCACTTAATTCCAATGTAATGTATAGAGTTGTTTGAGGTACATTTTCGGTTTAATTAACCCAAAGAATGTAAAAGAGATCAAATTAGTGGTAATtgaaccaaaaaaataattgaaaaataaaaaaataataaaaaattggcaATAAATATCCTATTGAGTTTCGTGCACCATGAAAATAGCCTATCGGGCTTTGTTAGATAGCCTATCTAGCTTTGTTGATTgccaattttttaattttacaatttttttgttttgtttttgtaatgGGGTTTTTTCATAGTTTCccaataatttgaaaaaaattaaatcattgattttgatttacactttcaaattttattttataaaatatactaaCATCTACTTGGTTCAATGTAAACACTTGACAGATAGAAGGAACACTTAATCATCCATCCATCCCACTTAATTCCAATGTGATGTATAGAGTTGTTTGAGGtgcattttctatttaattaactCGAAAAACGTAAAAGAGATCAAATTAGTGGTAAttgaaccaaaaaaaataattgaaaaattaaaaaaaaaataaaaaaattgacaagaAATATCCTATCGAGTTTCGTGGCCCATGAAGATAccctatcgggctttgttgGGAAGCCTTATCGGGCTTTGTTTCCCAACAAAGCCCGATAGACAAAGCCCGATAGGCAATTTTTtgccaatttttcaatttttcaatttttttttttttgtaatgtgattTTTTCCTAGTTTCCtaatagtttgaaaaaaattaaatcactaatttggaattacacttccaaattttattttataaaatatactaaCATTTACTTGGTTCAATGTAAACACTTGATAGATAGAAGGAACACTTAATCATTCATCTATTCCACTTAATTCCAATGTGATGTATAGAGTTGTTTGAGGTGCATTTTCTGTTTAATTAACTTGAAGAACGTAAAAAAGATCAAATTAATGGTAActgaatcaaaaaataattgaaaaattggtaAGAAATATCCTATCGAGTTTCATGGCCCATGAAGATAGCCTATCGGACTTTGTTAGTTAGTCTATCCAGCTTTGTTGCAAAGCCTATCGGGCAATTTCTagccaatttttcaatttcataattttttttttttttttgtaatgggaTTTTTTCCTAGTTTCCCAttagtttgaaaaaattaaatcactaatttGGAATTatactttcaaattttattttataaaatatgctaaaaaattgaagataACACATTTGCTGAAAATATTTCTAGTGAGGCACCAGAGAGTGATTTgaattaggggtgttcaaaaaaattgatgcaCCGCGAAAATCGGCCAGACCAAACtggtcgatttttttttttttttttacggtCGAAAACGGTTTGAAGGCTGTCCAAACCGCGCGGTTCGCGGTTTGGACAGTaggcggttcggttttaaaaccgaaccgcccataaaattaaaatatatatatatataaaggcacCCATAGCTCCACGCAACCCCCTCCCCACCCACAACCCTAATCCCTACTCGCAATCTGCAAAGCCTCATCCCCCACCCGCAACCTAATCCTTAATCGCAATTGATAGCCCCCCGCCCACGCAACGATAATCGACAGCCCCCTCCCCCACCTACACAACTCTAATCGGCAGCCCCATTCGGCCCTCCCCCACCCGCGCAACCCTTCCCCGGTTCCCCCTAATCGGAATCATCCGATCACCGTTGCTGCTGCAACCTTCCAGCTTCCACCATCTTcccttctgctttctctttctcctcatCCTTGGAGAATCGTGGTAGCCCACACCCAAGGTTCCACCGCTGGCTGTGGCAGATCGAGGCAGAGGAGAGGATGCTCGAGTCGAAGCGTCTAGGTGTGTATTTGTATTAACGTCTAGtgtgtgtttgtttgtttgttgtggcTATTGATACATGAGAAGCCTGGTTTTAGATTCACTGATGTTGGTTTGTACTAGAGAGGATATCCTGAATCTATTCAATTCTAGATCTCATCCTGTTTTGTTTTACATCTGAAAACTACTTTCTGTTTTGGGACTTGAAGGAATAAAATGactgaaaaacataaaaattgcttaaaaattcaaaagctTGGTCAAATTGTAATCCTTTGGTATTGTCTAGTTCCTCAAAATAGTCATCATGGTGAGTTTTGAAATCtttaggaagaaaaaaaatgaatttttctagAGTTAAATCCAAGAGACAAATGTGGTATGAGTAGCCCTTTGGCTCGAgcaatttgattatatatacttattgtcagttttttttccctctctcttATGTTGTTTTCATCATACTTTTTCCAATTGTTTGTGATCATCATTTTCACATCATCCATGTACAAGATTTATTGGATAATTATCGCCATTTGTTTGATAATTGCTATGACCTGGTGACAAGAAATGAAGTTGCTAATATTCTTAGttgaatatattataacaatgtcgcatgttttatttatttataacaggTTGGATTTATTTATAACAGGTTAGAGATTGTATATTAAacaagttattttcaaaccaCAGTAAACTGCACCAATCCAGACCACAAATGCGGTCTAGATTGGTGCGGTTTGGACACACCCAAATCAGACCGTGGTCTGGTTTGGTCGCGAAACCGCACTAGCGATTTGACGTGCTGAAAATAGTTCAAACCGACCAAATCACACCGTGTACACCCCTAATTTGAATTAACCATGTcccttaaaagtttttgaaaattacaatataaagttataagtttaatttaattatcaaaaaaattataatataatatttcaaattcataacatCATCTAGAATgaacatttttagtttttgagcaTTTACTCTATTTTTGGGGGATGATTGTCagtgaaaaagtaagaaaatcaaatatcataacatcatctttatcattattagttaaaatttcataaaacttCGACAGAGTCTTCATTATTTTTAGGCCATTAAACCTacattagagactcagtctctcTGTCCATCAATATACAACCACACTACCTTTCAATCATTAATTACAAGTTTATATCAAGAAAACTAAAAGATtacaattgctaaaatattCTCAATTCTATTGATTGTCTACATCATTGCCAAAATTATCATCACCGTGATTGCTCAACTATATAAGACACCGACAACGAGTGTGTCTAGTCTCTTTGCAAATGCTTCATTTTCGACTTGCTCTTGCAGTGGCTATAGAAGCGTCTCTTGATTCTGTGGTAGCGGATGTGCTCGACTTTTCAATGGAGGAAGACTATTAATTAGGGCAAGATAAACGGTTGTGCCACTATACAcctcatttttcatatttttttccttcgACGAACTTCCCTACCGGAAGGAATCCGACCCTCTCTCAGTCTATCCGGTTATCTTCTTTGTACGGGTAGGTATACAACCACCCCTCTGACATGTGCAACAATAACCCAAGCAGACTTGTTAAAGATCAGATTGATAGAAAATTCATATACTTTTCTAACCCAGCTTGCGATGTAATATGAATGACAAAACGAATAATAGTGCACCCGCATGAAACTGTCATGTATAATAAAGAAAGTTGGATTTATTGGGCTTAGTTGGCCCTATCGAACTTTGTTGGGAAAGCCTATCAGGTTTTGTTCGGAAAGCCTATCGGGCTTTGTTGGATAGCCTATCAGGCTTTGTTCCCAACAAGCCCGATGGGGCCTAACAAAGCCCGATGACGGTGTGCtacttctaaaaattttgatgaCGATTgccttttttgaattttttttttttccacatagATCTGGAATGAATAACTACTAAAAATGTTTTATTCACAACCACAACTATTTTACACAACTTTAATAAGCAATGtcaacacaaaaatatttttaaaaaacgaaacaaatataaatcaaaatcaatacctCGAATACTTGTTAGAGAGGGAAACTTCTCATGAATGCGACTTCAATGAGGTTGTTGCGATGATTGATGAATAAGTTAAATGACCTAGCGAGTAAAAGattaaatatagaaaaaatagttaaatttgataatttcagcaatggagagaagaaaataagtgtGAATattagaagagaagagagataaaaaatattagtgaaaaaGACAAGAGTATTTTAGTAAATAAggttaaaaataacatatattttacataaaaaatgattataaaatgcatttaatttgtttgattgtacaaaaaaaaaaaaaattctgtaaAATAGTTAAAAACAAATCTATTATATTCATTTAGCTTAATTATGAACTCATCCCGCCACCAATTTTGTTTCAACTAACTTTTTGTTGCTAATATGGAATGAGTTTGTCAGCTTAATTCCTAATTCAACCAGGTGGGGTGGGACCCCGCCAATCTATTTTTCTTACTTAACAGTGAAATTAGAAGAGATCATTTGAGTCATTGGGACAATATTgtctttataataattttttttttttatttatgccgGCAAAAATCAGAAATTATACAAAAGTCAGATGCAGATGGGAGAATGGCGATTGCAGAGACGAGACAAAACGAGGAGGACAAAAACCCAGTGGGATAAAGAGCATAACGCTCAATCATCAATCCTTCCTCAACCTAGGCACCACCAGCCAAAGCACTCCGTTCCTAACCTCCGACCTAATTCCGGCGGAATCGTATTGGTCAGGGTTGAAGCTGATGGAACCTCCGAAGAACCTGCCGTCATAGTTGTAGGCGGGGAGCTTGCCGTCTCTGCCGTAGAAGTAAATGAAGCCCGGCTCCGACCACACTCTGATGTCGTCTTCCCCGACTCCCGGCACGTCTACCCTCATGTAGCACTCATTCTCCGCCTTCTCCACCCTGCACGCCCCCACTTCTCCGCTCCTCAGAAATGGGTTCCCGCCTGTGGATATCGCCCGGGTGGCTGAGGCGAACGGTGCCGCCGGCAGCCGTGTTTGCTGGTGGCGGAGGAGCTTGGCTAGGAACAACGGGACGCTCATTGCCGCCTTGGACGCCATTTCTCTGCTAATGGCGCCGCTGGCTCTGCCTCTGTTCGGGACTCGATTTGTTCTCCTTAAAAAGGCAAACGTAGGGCTCAAGGCTTGTCCCGAAGGCGTCGCCTACTCGTGCGGCCACCCGTCGAGTTCGAACCCGACATCAAATATTTTAGGGCCTTCACAATCACATGTTTCTTTCAATGGTTAATATTCATCAAAGCTTTCACTAGTCGGTACATTTTATTCATCATTCCACAACTACAAACCTGAGTAACATAACAGTA contains the following coding sequences:
- the LOC127812469 gene encoding 14.7 kDa heat shock protein — protein: MASKAAMSVPLFLAKLLRHQQTRLPAAPFASATRAISTGGNPFLRSGEVGACRVEKAENECYMRVDVPGVGEDDIRVWSEPGFIYFYGRDGKLPAYNYDGRFFGGSISFNPDQYDSAGIRSEVRNGVLWLVVPRLRKD